The genome window TAAGGCTGCAGATCTCGGAATGACAACACTGGCGCTAACCGACCATGGCGTAATGTATGGTGCAATTCCTTTTTATAAAGCATGTATTGAACGGGGGATCAAGCCGATTATCGGTTGCGAGGCATACATGACAGCTGGGTCCCGCAAAGAGCGGGGAAGCCGTAAGGATCAGCCGATTCATCATTTGATTTTGCTGGTCAAAAACATGACGGGATACCGTAATCTCATGAAATTGTGCTCGATTGGACATCTCGAAGGTTTTCATTACAAACCACGTATCGATATGGAAAGTCTGGCTGCCCATCATGAGGGAATTATCTGTCTTAGCGCGTGTCTGGGGGGCGAGGTTCCTCAGCACTTATTGCATGGACGAGAGGAAGAAGCGCGGCGTGCGGCGTTGCGTTATAAAAATATTTTTGGTGAAGACTTCTATCTGGAGCTTCAGGATCATGGGCTTTCCGAGCAAAAAAGGGTGAATCCCCAGTTGATCAAACTGGCGGCTGAACTTGAGATTCCGCTTGTAGCGACGAATGATGCCCACTATCTTTCGGAAGAAGATGCGGAGCTTCAGGATGTACTGATCTGTATCGGAACGGGCAAGACCGTGGATGATGAGAATCGGCTCCGCATTGGAACGAATCAGCTCTATCTGAAAAGTGAAGAAGAGATGGCTCGTTTGTTTCCTCATGTACCGGAAGCTCTGGCGAATACCGTCCGCATTGCGGAATCCTGTGAGTTGAAGTTGGAGTTCGGAAAATCGATTTTGCCTGAATACAGACCACTTCCCGATGGACTCAGTCCTTCGGCATATCTGCGTCAATTGTGCGAAGAAGGCATGGAGGAGCGTTACGCGCAGTCCACACGCTGGACAGACGAGGAGCTTCGATCCGAACTTGAACAACGGCTGGCCTATGAACTTGGTGTGATCGACAGTATGGGGTTCTCGGATTATTTTTTGATTGTCTGGGACTTTATCGCCTATGCGCATAAACAAGGCATTGTTACTGGCCCAGGCCGGGGCTCCTCGGCAGGAAGTCTGGTAGCCTACACGTTGCACATCACGGATGTTGATCCGATGAAATACAACCTGCTCTTCGAACGTTTTTTGAATCCCGAGCGGATCTCCATGCCGGATATTGATATTGACTTCAGCGATGAACGGCGGGATGAGGTTATTGATTATGTCGCGCATAAATATGGCAAAGCCCATGTCGCCCAGATTATTACCTTTGGAACGATGGCTGCCCGTGCTGCTGTACGTGATGTGGGACGAGCACTGAATGTGCCTTATGGCGAAGTAGACAAGGCTGCGAAGTTGATTCCGGCGCAACTCGGCATTAACATCGAGCGGGCCATGGAAGCGACACCTGAGCTGAAGGCGCTGTATGAAACCAAGCCGAAAACCCGTGAACTGCTGGATATGGCGATGAAGGTCGAAGGTATGCCACGTCATGCTTCCACGCATGCAGCGGGGGTGGTCATCTCCCGTGATCCGCTGACCGATGCGGTGCCGCTTCAGGAGGGCAGTGAAGGGACCGCGTTGACCCAGTATTCCATGGAAAACCTGGAGTCAATTGGGTTGCTTAAGATGGACTTTCTCGGTCTGCGTACCCTCTCAATCATTGAGCGGTGTGTACGCTGGATTGGGGAACATGGAGAAATTCCGGACTTCCGTCTTATTCCCGATGATGATGCTTTGACCTACGAGATGCTCGGCCGTGGTGACACGATGGGCATATTCCAACTGGAATCTGCCGGTGTACGCCGTGTGCTGAAAGATTTGAAGCCAAGTAGTTTTGAAGATGTGATCTCGGTACTTGCCTTGTATCGTCCGGGTCCGATGGAGTTCATATCCAAATACATTCAGGGTAAGCATGGACAGATCGAAGTGGATTACCCGCACGTGGATCTGGAGCCTATTCTGAAAGATACGTACGGCATCATCGTGTATCAGGAGCAGATCATGCAGATTGCCTCCCGGATGGCGGGTTTCTCGCTGGGTGAAGCAGATTTGCTTCGCAGAGCGGTCTCCAAGAAGAAACGGGAAGTGCTGGATCTGGAGCGTGGTCACTTTGTACAAGGCAGTCTGAAGCAAGGGTATAGCGAAGAAGAAGCTGACCTTGTTTATGACATGATCGTTAAGTTTGCCAACTATGGCTTCCCGCGTGCTCACGCCGCAGCTTATGGTGTGCTTGCATTCCAGACGGCTTATCTAAAGGCGCATTATCCTGTGCATTTTATGGCATCCATGCTGACAGCCGTGATGGGCAGTCATCGGAAAGTGGCAGAGTACGTGGTGGAATGTCGGCGTATGGATATGGAGGTGCTTCCGCCGGATGTGAATGAGAGCGGTATTTTGTTTACGCCTGTATTTATACCATCCGGTAGCGCAGGCACCGGGGATCAGAGCATTGTATCGCAGCAGACTGCGGGAGCCGATGCAGAGAGTGACACCGGAAGCGTGGCCGAAGAACATACCACGAACGGTAACGGAAGTTCCTTCAGAGAAGAACATGTTCGTGAGCATGAGGAGCATTCGGGACAAGCTGAATATGGTGAAGCACCTTTGCCGGATGATCCGGGTCCTGGCTCCGAAGAGGACAGTGGTGGATATGAGTGGCAGGCATCGACAGCCATGCCTGAAGCAACCGACAACCAGAAGGAACCGGAATTGGTGAAGGCTACCTCAAAGGGTGCAATTCGCTTCGGTCTGGCTGCTGTGAAAAATGTCGGTACCCAAGCCATGGAAAGCATTATGATCGTAAGGCAGGAGAGACCGTTCGACAGTCTGCTCGATTTTTGTCGTCGTGTGGATCTGCGTGTATGTAACAAACGTGTGATTGAATCGCTGATCCAGGCCGGAGCTTTTGACACATTACCCGGACACCGGGCCCAATTGCTGGCGATGCTGGATGAGACCGTTGAAGCCGCGTTGAAATGGCGCAAAGAACGTGAGGATCTGCAGATTCAATTGTTCGACTTTGTGGAGACGCCAAACTGGGAGATTGAATACCCGGAAATTCCTCCTTATTCCTCTGGGCAGCAACTGGAGCTAGAGCGTGAGTTGTTAGGCTTGTATCTCTCCGGGCATCCGCTGGATGACTATGAAGATGTGCTTGAATCGAGTGGGGCTGACCGGATCATGGAGCTGACCGAGGCGGCAGACGACACAATGGCCGTCGCCGCGGGTATGGTTGTGTCTGTGAAGTCAATTACGACGAAACAGGGCAAGGCCATGGCGTTCATGGAGCTGGAAGACCAGATCGAACGCTGCGAAGTGGTTCTCTTTCCCGAGGTATGGCGGCGTAGCCAGCAGCATGTCGGGAAAGGTGAACTGCTCGTCGTGCGTGCCAAAGTGCAGCAGCAGGACGAAGGGTTCAAGCTGCTGGCTGAGGAAGTGGTGCCGTTGTCACAGGCGGCACTGGAGCAGCAGCTGCGTAGCCGTGACCGGCGCGGCAAGCCCGGCAGCGGCAGCTCTTCGCGCTCGGCGCCGTCGGCTTCGCCGCGGCGGCCAGCGGGCGCAGGAGCCGAAGCGCAGCGCAGCAGCGCAGGCGGGGATGCTTCCGCTGCTCGTAGCAGCGGGAGCCAAGGCTCGGCAGCGACGCGCAGCGATGCGGCGGGTATGGGCGCAGCCACGGCTGCGGCTTCCCGGCCTGGCGGTGCCGCTGAAGCGTCCGGCAGCCAGGCGCAGAGCCGCGAACCGCGGGCGGTGGAGCAGCGGGTGTTCGTGAAGATTGGCCCGCATGCGGAGAAGCCTGATCTTCTGGCACGTCTGAAGCAGCTGCTTCAGGAGCACCCTGGACCTGTTGCGACGGTGCTCTTCTATGAGCAGCAACAGAAGCTGCTTGCACTGAGTAATGCCTACCGAATTAAACCATCACCAGCCCTGTTCTCCGACATGGAGAAGATGCTGGGTGAAGGGACGGTCAAAATTAAATAAGCGGTTATCTCGTTAGTGATCGTTTTTATTCCAACAATATGAAACCTGTTTAGCTAAATGCTGAACAGGTTTTTTTGTGATCGTTGTATCGCGGTCCTGATTTCACCATCCGCACATTTTATGAACATTTTAACAGGTTACTGCATACACTTGAGAACACCGAAGGACCGAGTGGTCCTCGGGGTATTGATGCGGGAGGTCGAGATATGTCATATGAAATCGTAGAAGCCATGCTGGCCCGGCGCGGGGTACAGATTGATGCAATCGCCGCAATTGTATACCGTCTGCAAAAAGGGTACCACCCCGAACTGACCTTGGACGACTGTGTTACCAGCGTGAAATCCGTTCTGCAGAAACGAGAGGTGCAATATACACTTTATACAGGTATTGCTCTCGACGAACTTGCGGAGAAGCGACTCTTGCCCCAACCGTTACAAGCTATTATGGAAGCGGATGAATCCCTGTATGGAGTGGACGAGACTCTGGCCCTCGGCATTACTCATGTGTATGGTATGATTGGTTTAACCAGCTTTGGTTATCTGGATAAAGAAAAAATAGGTGTCATTCATGATTTGAATGAACATGCAACAGCCATTCATGTCTTTTTGGATGACCTGGTTGCAGGGGTGGCCGCTGCAGCTTCTGCCCGGATTGCACACAAAAATATTAAAGCCAAAAAATACCCCTCAGACCTTTAACCCCCTGTATTTCCATGCCTGCATGCCGTGATCAATCTTATGACTCATATGAAGGTCTCCAAGGGCGGCTGACGCTGCCCTGATACGTTTAGGGCTGCTTATGGAAGAAGTATCAATAAGAAGATTTCGTCAACCATATGAGTTATTTGTGGGGGACTAATGTCCCTCATGATCCCAAATTCTCCCCCAAGGTCCCGAACCCTTTCTTGCAGAAAAAAAGTGAGGTATGTTATCATTAGTCCAATATACGGGCTCTGAACATTAGCTTAGGGGGCGGACAAGGCATGTGGACGGTGATTTACATTGCGCCGACAGCAAAGGTTGCGGACAAGATTAAGACCAGGCTTTCGGAAGAAGGTTTTCTGGTACAGACCCGTCCCATCAGTTTATCCAAGCAGCAATTTGAGATTCGCGTCCCTTCTGGGGAATTGGAAGAGGTCCAGGAAGTGTTGAATTCCATTCTGCATTCCTGATTCGTTCGACATCGACGTGCCTTGGCAGAGGAAGAAGTACCATCGGTACATAAGGGACTAACCGCGTAAGCGGAGAGAGGAATCGACTTGCATGTATTGTATGCTGCTGTCCTTCCTTCTTTTTTTGTTAGGACTAGGACCGACCTGGTTGCTCCCGGAGACCCTACCTAGATAGATTCAAAACATCGGCGCAACAATCTTTCGGTTATTGCAGGTAATATCAATCGTGCTGACAGAAGCCGCTGATCCTTGCCCTGTACCGGCGGATTTTTTTGTTGTGAATGCTGGACAAGGCCCATGGCAGCGTGTGGGTCGTAAGCGGTTTACCGTAGCACGCGGATGAAGCTGTCACAAGCAGCGCACTGCAGGTTGCGGCCATCAAATCAACGGCTGGAGAGGTGTAGTTGTGTTCAAAGATATATTCCAGAAGAAACGGAAGTACGCTACCATACCTTCCGAGCGTGCACTTCCCGGCGAAGGCCAGGAAGTCCTAGAACGCCCAAAACGTGAAATACCTGAAGGGCTTATGAACAAGTGCAGCAAATGCGGCACCATTCAATATAGCAAGGAATTGGAGAAAAATCTGAAAGTATGTCCTGCCTGTGGTTACCATATGCGTCTTAACGCTATGGAGCGCATTGCTATGGTACTTGATGATCAAGGGTTTGTTGAGTTTGACGCTGATATGATATCAGTTGATCCGCTTGGCTTTCCTGGATATAGCAACAAATTGGAACAACAACGTCTGAAATCGGGCCTAAAGGAAGCGGTAATTACAGGGGAAGGTACCATTGAGGGCCTGCCTGTAGTTGTGGCTGTCATGAGCTTTGATTTCTTCACAGGCAGCATGGGTTCGGTTGTAGGGGAGAAAATTACCCGTGCCATTGAGCATGCAACAGAAAAGCGCTTGCCAATGATCATTTTCTCCACATCAGGTGGTGCCCGGATGCAGGAGAGTATTCTCAGCCTCATGCAAATGGCCAAAACAAGCGCAGCTTTATCCCGTTTGGATGAACAGGGTGGGCTGTACATTTCGGTCATCACGGACCCGACGACAGGTGGAGTCTCGGCAAGTTTTGCGAGTCTGGGCGATATTAATATTGCCGAACCTGGCGCTGTGTTTGGTTTTGCCGGCAGAATCGTTATTGAACAGACCATCCGTCAGAAGTTACCTGATGATTTCCAGACGGCTGAATTTAATATGCAGCACGGTCAGCTGGACATGGTTGTGCACCGGAAAGAACTTCGGGCCACTCTTGGCAAGCTTCTGGATATGCATAGTGAAAAAGGAGGGGTCTAAATGGCGGGTGAGTTGCCATATGAAGCGCCTCTGGTTGAGATGCGCAAAAAGATTGATGAACTCGTACAGTTTGGACAGGAAAAAGGGATCGACTTCACGGACGAGATTGCCCGCCTGGAAGAACGTTACCATAGACTTGAAGAAGAGATTTACACTGGCATAACGGCAGCACAGAAAATGCATCTGGCCCGGCACCAGCAACGCCCAACGGCGCTAGATCTGATTCAATTGATATTTACGGACTTCATTGAGCTGCACGGTGATCGCATGTTCGGAGACGATCTTGCGGTTGTTGGCGGGCTTGCCAAGTTGAATGGAAAGACAGTAACGGTAATCGGACAACAGCGGGGGAAAGATACGAAGGATAACATCGCCCGCTTTTTCGGCAGCGCTCATCCGGAAGGTTTCCGAAAAGGACTTCGTCTGATGAAACAAGCGAACAAATTTGGCCGTCCTATTATTACGTTTATTGATACTAAAGGGGCGTATCCGGGTAATACTGCAGAAGAGAGAGGTCAATCGGAAGCTATTGCTCGCAACCTGATGGAAATGGCGAAGCTTTCGGTTCCTGTTATAGTTGTGGTCATCGGCGAAGGTGGAAGCGGCGGTGCTCTCGCCATGGCTGTGGGTAATCGTGTGTTGATGCTGGAACATGCAATCTATTCTGCGATCTCTCCGAACGGGGCTGCTTCGATTCTCTGGAAGGATGCATCCAAGGCAGATCAAGCGGCTGAAGCGATGAAAATAACAGCCAAGGACCTTCTGGAGATGGAAGTTATTGAAGAGATCGTGCCTGAGCCACGCGGCGGTGCTCATCGGGATTATGAAGCGTCTGCTGCTTTCATCAGTGAAGCTTTGATCCGTCATCTCGACGAGATGAAGGGTTGGAGCGGGGATCAGCTGAAACAGGATCGGTATGAGAAATTCCGTAAAATTGGATCGGTCACGTTTGAACCTCAAGCATCCATTGAAGCTCCTCAAGAGCTTGTAGAAGTAGATGCTGCGAGTAATTTGTCGGGAAATGTTGAATAGTGTGACGAATTTCCTATACAAATGAGCAAAAGTATAGTAAATTTAATAGTTGGAAAAAGAAAAATAGATAAAGAGTAATACCTTTAAAATCGGAGGAAACCCAAAATGCGTAAAACGAAAATTGTATGTACCATTGGTCCATCCAGTGAATCTCTGGAGAACACCAAAAAATTGATTATGGCCGGTATGAATGTGGCCCGTCTGAACTTCTCCCACGGTGATTTCGATGAGCACGGCGGACGGATCATTGCGATTCGCCAAGCATGCGAAGAGTTGAACAAAACAGTAGCGATCCTGCTGGACACCAAAGGACCGGAAATTCGGACAGGTAAACTCGAAGTAGAACCGATCGAATTGGTTCAAGACGAGTACATCACTTTGACAACAGAAGAAATTCTTGGAACCAAAGAACGTCTTTCCATTACGTATACAGATCTTCCGAATGATGTTGAACCGGGATCTACAATTCTGATCGACGACGGTCTGATCGGACTGACTGTGGTGGAAGTGCAAGGCACCGAGATCAAATGCCGTATCGTTAACGGCGGATCGATCAAAAGCAAAAAAGGTGTTAACGTTCCGGGCGTTGCCATTTCTCTGCCGGGTATCACCGAAAAAGACGCTAACGATATCGTATTTGGTATTGAGCAAGGTGTTGATTTTATCGCGGCTTCTTTTGTACGTAAAGCGAGTGACGTACTTGAGATTCGTGAATTGCTTGAAAAACACAATGCTGGACATATCCAAATCATCTCCAAAATTGAAAACCAACAAGGTGTCGATAACCTCGATGAGATCCTTGAAGTATCTGACGGCCTGATGGTTGCTCGTGGAGACCTGGGTGTTGAGATTCCTGCGGAAGAAGTACCATTGGTACAAAAACGCATGATCGAAAAATGTAATGTTGCAGGTAAACCGGTAATCACAGCTACACAAATGTTGGATTCCATGCAGCGTAACCCACGTCCAACACGTGCTGAAGCGAGTGACGTGGCGAATGCGATCTTCGATGGCACGGACGCAATCATGTTGTCCGGTGAGACAGCTGCGGGTAAATACCCGGTTGAATCCGTTCTGACCATGTCCCGTATTGCTGAAAAAGCAGAATCTGCTCTGCCTTACCAAGAGCTGTATCTGAAGCAACGTGTTGCTCAACAAACAACTGTTACGGAAGCAATCAGCCAATCAGTTGCCCTTTCAGCTCAAGATTTGAACGCAAAAGCGATCATCACTTCAACTGAATCAGGACACACTGCACGCATGATTTCCAAGTATCGTCCAGAATCTCCAATCATCGCTGTAACTACGGAAGACAGAACTTCCCGTCGTTTGGCTCTGGCTTGGGGTGTAACTCCTGTCAAAGGAAGACTGGTTGATTCCACGGATGCTTTGTTCGAAAACGCAATTGAAGGCGGCGTAAAATCCGGACTGGTTAAAGAAGGAGACCTGGTTGTGATTACAGCAGGTGTACCTTTGGGTCGTTCCGGTTCTACCAACCTGATTAAAGTAAGCCAAATTCCA of Paenibacillus sp. FSL R5-0517 contains these proteins:
- a CDS encoding DNA polymerase III subunit alpha, which produces MSSFVHLHVHSEYSLLDGAARIPDLVNKAADLGMTTLALTDHGVMYGAIPFYKACIERGIKPIIGCEAYMTAGSRKERGSRKDQPIHHLILLVKNMTGYRNLMKLCSIGHLEGFHYKPRIDMESLAAHHEGIICLSACLGGEVPQHLLHGREEEARRAALRYKNIFGEDFYLELQDHGLSEQKRVNPQLIKLAAELEIPLVATNDAHYLSEEDAELQDVLICIGTGKTVDDENRLRIGTNQLYLKSEEEMARLFPHVPEALANTVRIAESCELKLEFGKSILPEYRPLPDGLSPSAYLRQLCEEGMEERYAQSTRWTDEELRSELEQRLAYELGVIDSMGFSDYFLIVWDFIAYAHKQGIVTGPGRGSSAGSLVAYTLHITDVDPMKYNLLFERFLNPERISMPDIDIDFSDERRDEVIDYVAHKYGKAHVAQIITFGTMAARAAVRDVGRALNVPYGEVDKAAKLIPAQLGINIERAMEATPELKALYETKPKTRELLDMAMKVEGMPRHASTHAAGVVISRDPLTDAVPLQEGSEGTALTQYSMENLESIGLLKMDFLGLRTLSIIERCVRWIGEHGEIPDFRLIPDDDALTYEMLGRGDTMGIFQLESAGVRRVLKDLKPSSFEDVISVLALYRPGPMEFISKYIQGKHGQIEVDYPHVDLEPILKDTYGIIVYQEQIMQIASRMAGFSLGEADLLRRAVSKKKREVLDLERGHFVQGSLKQGYSEEEADLVYDMIVKFANYGFPRAHAAAYGVLAFQTAYLKAHYPVHFMASMLTAVMGSHRKVAEYVVECRRMDMEVLPPDVNESGILFTPVFIPSGSAGTGDQSIVSQQTAGADAESDTGSVAEEHTTNGNGSSFREEHVREHEEHSGQAEYGEAPLPDDPGPGSEEDSGGYEWQASTAMPEATDNQKEPELVKATSKGAIRFGLAAVKNVGTQAMESIMIVRQERPFDSLLDFCRRVDLRVCNKRVIESLIQAGAFDTLPGHRAQLLAMLDETVEAALKWRKEREDLQIQLFDFVETPNWEIEYPEIPPYSSGQQLELERELLGLYLSGHPLDDYEDVLESSGADRIMELTEAADDTMAVAAGMVVSVKSITTKQGKAMAFMELEDQIERCEVVLFPEVWRRSQQHVGKGELLVVRAKVQQQDEGFKLLAEEVVPLSQAALEQQLRSRDRRGKPGSGSSSRSAPSASPRRPAGAGAEAQRSSAGGDASAARSSGSQGSAATRSDAAGMGAATAAASRPGGAAEASGSQAQSREPRAVEQRVFVKIGPHAEKPDLLARLKQLLQEHPGPVATVLFYEQQQKLLALSNAYRIKPSPALFSDMEKMLGEGTVKIK
- a CDS encoding acetyl-CoA carboxylase carboxyltransferase subunit alpha, whose protein sequence is MAGELPYEAPLVEMRKKIDELVQFGQEKGIDFTDEIARLEERYHRLEEEIYTGITAAQKMHLARHQQRPTALDLIQLIFTDFIELHGDRMFGDDLAVVGGLAKLNGKTVTVIGQQRGKDTKDNIARFFGSAHPEGFRKGLRLMKQANKFGRPIITFIDTKGAYPGNTAEERGQSEAIARNLMEMAKLSVPVIVVVIGEGGSGGALAMAVGNRVLMLEHAIYSAISPNGAASILWKDASKADQAAEAMKITAKDLLEMEVIEEIVPEPRGGAHRDYEASAAFISEALIRHLDEMKGWSGDQLKQDRYEKFRKIGSVTFEPQASIEAPQELVEVDAASNLSGNVE
- the pyk gene encoding pyruvate kinase; protein product: MRKTKIVCTIGPSSESLENTKKLIMAGMNVARLNFSHGDFDEHGGRIIAIRQACEELNKTVAILLDTKGPEIRTGKLEVEPIELVQDEYITLTTEEILGTKERLSITYTDLPNDVEPGSTILIDDGLIGLTVVEVQGTEIKCRIVNGGSIKSKKGVNVPGVAISLPGITEKDANDIVFGIEQGVDFIAASFVRKASDVLEIRELLEKHNAGHIQIISKIENQQGVDNLDEILEVSDGLMVARGDLGVEIPAEEVPLVQKRMIEKCNVAGKPVITATQMLDSMQRNPRPTRAEASDVANAIFDGTDAIMLSGETAAGKYPVESVLTMSRIAEKAESALPYQELYLKQRVAQQTTVTEAISQSVALSAQDLNAKAIITSTESGHTARMISKYRPESPIIAVTTEDRTSRRLALAWGVTPVKGRLVDSTDALFENAIEGGVKSGLVKEGDLVVITAGVPLGRSGSTNLIKVSQIPNNA
- a CDS encoding phosphatidylglycerophosphatase A, whose amino-acid sequence is MSYEIVEAMLARRGVQIDAIAAIVYRLQKGYHPELTLDDCVTSVKSVLQKREVQYTLYTGIALDELAEKRLLPQPLQAIMEADESLYGVDETLALGITHVYGMIGLTSFGYLDKEKIGVIHDLNEHATAIHVFLDDLVAGVAAAASARIAHKNIKAKKYPSDL
- a CDS encoding glutamate decarboxylase, which codes for MWTVIYIAPTAKVADKIKTRLSEEGFLVQTRPISLSKQQFEIRVPSGELEEVQEVLNSILHS
- the accD gene encoding acetyl-CoA carboxylase, carboxyltransferase subunit beta — encoded protein: MFKDIFQKKRKYATIPSERALPGEGQEVLERPKREIPEGLMNKCSKCGTIQYSKELEKNLKVCPACGYHMRLNAMERIAMVLDDQGFVEFDADMISVDPLGFPGYSNKLEQQRLKSGLKEAVITGEGTIEGLPVVVAVMSFDFFTGSMGSVVGEKITRAIEHATEKRLPMIIFSTSGGARMQESILSLMQMAKTSAALSRLDEQGGLYISVITDPTTGGVSASFASLGDINIAEPGAVFGFAGRIVIEQTIRQKLPDDFQTAEFNMQHGQLDMVVHRKELRATLGKLLDMHSEKGGV